In Scophthalmus maximus strain ysfricsl-2021 chromosome 5, ASM2237912v1, whole genome shotgun sequence, the sequence AGTTGATCCaggctgaaaataaaaaaaaaaatgtatgcaggaCCAGTCTGTGCTCGCACAGTCACTACTAACACACACTCCaggaaaagagtgtgtgtgtgtgtgtgtgtgtgtgtgtgtgtgtgtgtgtgtgtgtgtccggtaCTGTTGCCATGACCACCAGTGTCTCACCTGATGGGAATCCAGCTCAGTATTGATGCAAGTTGACCcccccaacctcctcctcctccctcttcccttttcCTAGAATATAGGAGACATCATATTATCAAACTGCAGCTTCCCTCAATACAGtaataacataataaatgaataaaaataaaaaataacagtgaaatcTAATGCGAGAAGATTCATTTTCTCAATTGACTCAAATAAAAGTCGTCAAGTGAAAAGTACATGATTCCACTTGTATTGAAGTGGAGGTGTAAAGTAGCCTCAGATGGAAGAACTCAGGTAAAACACCAAGTACCTTCACGTTATACTTAAGTAGGGACGAAGTAAACACTGTCGAGGAATGAGTCCACAAGATGCTGATATCAGGGAGTAAAAAAGATTCTGATTGCGATATATATCTGCCGATATGTAAATGTGTCAACGATGTCGTTGTCAacgaaatgtaattgaggcttaatATTTAACTGATTTAACCATGAACTTGACTCTTAAGAGCTTGAATTACGAAAAGAATTGAAGTTATCGTTATAGATAAtctcaaatgtaaacataaatgtaccTTTCggcattttttattctgtaaaggAAAATGTAGCTCTTcacatctgcaaacacaaattGCTGATATGTGATTTATATGTAAAAGACTCTTATCGTCGAAACACCTCCACCCGTCACTCAATTGGACCTCCGTCACGTTGTTTCATGCACAAACTTTTCCTCAAATGGTTTTGCCAGAAAATGAAATACTATAtcacagtgtatatatatatataacgatATATacaatagaaaaggacaatttatttctaccttcatttgcacatccatttcTACACCGTTCCCGTTTTGCACTGTCACgagctagtttttatagttatagtttaatatttaacttaattttgtatttttattttatgtaggatcgatgtatgtttaatgtatgtatgtttgttgctggatgcctgaatttccctcgggatgaataaagtatctgctaaactaaactaaactaaaccatATGCAGGATTGATACTCCCGTGTTGCATTATGTACGAGAATTCATACAATACAACAGAAACCGGTCAACGATTGGGGGGGAGAGAAGTCCTCGTCCTGCTCCGTCGCCGCTCTCCCATACTTTCgtctcttttttgtgtttttattggtgTTATCCAGTTACACAGATTTGAAATAGTGAAGCGCCTCGGCTCCGCTTCTCCGCCAGACGAATGTGTTTCAGATCAGAGCTCCAGCCGAGTTGGCAGCTCCGTCTccaatgtgggtttttttatgaTCCGCGGTCAGAGCTGCGGCGGCTCGCTCGCGTGGATTTGTGTCGACTCAAACATTTTTCAGCTCCACTTCTTCTTCGCCGTATTGTTTTATACGtcgttgttttttaatgttttgatattttcccTCCGACGGGGCCCGCGGTGAAGATGCAGGCCGCCGCTGCTCAGGCTCTGGCTGTGCTGAGTGTTCTCTTCACCCTCGACTGCCTGTGTGCCCACCGGCCCCAGCCCGACCGCACGCTGCACCAGGGCCACGCCAGCACGCCGAGCGGCGATGACACGCAACCGACGCAGAAGAAGAGCCAGCCgcacatcatcttcatcctcacagacgaccaggtgtgtgtgtgtgtgtgtgtgtgtgtgtgtgtttcatttcacacattatAACAAGAAGATAATGTGATGAAAACGGCAATTTGATGACTTCAAACATATGACAATGGTTCCTGACAGATTATGTATTTTACGATAAAGATTGATTATTTTGAACCTAACTAACTGAACCTGATTACTTGAACCCGATTAACTGAGTCTGATTAACTGAAGCTAATAAACCTGAACCTGATTACCTGAACCTGATTAACTGAACCAGATTACCTGAACTTGACTACCTGAACCTGACTACCTGAACCTGACTACCTGAACCTGATGTATTGAACCTGACTACCTGAACCTGACTACCTCAACCTGATGACTTGAACCTGACTACCTGAACCTGATTACCTGAACCTGATTACCTGAACCTGATTACCTGAACCTGATTACCTGAACCTGACTACCTGAACCTGATTACCTGAACCTGACTACCTGAACCTGATTACCTGAACCTGATTACCTGAACCTGATTACCTGAACCTGATTACCTGAACCTGACTACCTGAACCTGATTACCTGAACCTGACTACCTGAACCTGATTACCTGAACCTGACTACCTGAACCTGACTACCTGAACCTGATTACCTGAACCTGACTACCTGAACCTGACTACCTGAACCTGACTACCTGAACCTGATTACCTGAACCTGATTACCTGAACCTGACTACCTGAACCTGATTACTTGAACCTGACTACCTGAACCTGATTACTTGAACCTGACTACCTGAACCTGATGACTTGAACCTGACTACCTGAACCTGATGACTTGAACCTGACTACCTGAACCTGATGACTTGAACCTGACTACCTGAACCTGACTACCTGAACCTGATTACCTGAACCTGATTACCTGAACCTGACTACCTGAACCTGACTACCTGAACCTGATTACCTGAACCTGATTACCTGAACCTGACTACCTGAACCTGATTACCTGAACCTGACTACCTGAACCTGATTACCTGAACCTGATTACCTGAACCTGACTACCTGAACCTGACTACCTGAACCTGACTACCTGAACCTGATGACTTGAACCTGATTAACTGTCAGTTACAGTATGTCAGAGGAAGGTTTTCCCGCCTGCTGGTCGGTTGTGTGAAGATGCAGAGATGCAGACGACTCCTGCTCTCAAAGGAGATATATATACAAAAGGAATTTATGTATTACACATCGGccaaatgtaaagaaaatatatataaacaataaaacatttaacttAACTCTTTAATAACTTTGCGACTCTGCGACAGGGCTTCAACGACATCGGCTACCACAACCCGACCATCAAGACTCCTACTCTGGACAAACTGGCGGCCGAGGGCGTGAGGCTGGAGAACTACTACGTTCAGCCCATCTGCACGCCGTCACGCAGCCAGCTGCTCACGGGCAGGTACAGACGCCTCCGGCACGGAGATTATCTACAATACATAAAGGTGGTCGTTGAAGAtcaatcacaatttttttttgagtggaaTTAGTCGTCGTGCTGCAGCTAATGATCGTTTCGGAAtcttcagttttatttgatcggttttacttttcttttatttcttgcCTCTGtgaatattgtccataactctgtgttcatatatgtataatcacgaTGGTTTTTCTTCaactgtgaatgaatgaatgttaaatatagtaacatgaggtggacccgacctccgtgtcaAAAATGTTAGTGTATCGATCCTCAGGCCGTAAAGGAATACGTTAGACATGTTCATTTAGGCAAAAGAGGAagatatgatttaaaatgaagacaGATTCATGATGTGGACGTGGACCAGAGAGCAGAACCAAGTGTCGCGTCCGAGGCTTCGGTTCAAACGAGGCTGCTGCCCGGATTAAATCGTGATTATTGATTTAGGCAACcggagaatgaatgaataaatcctGGGTGAGCAGCTCATCTGATACGAAGCCAATgacaatttctttttcctctcctccagataTCAGATCCACACTGGACTGCAGCACTCCATCATCAGACCCAGTCAGCCGAGCTGTCTGCCCTCACACATGGACACGCTGCCCGAGAGGCTCCGCGAGGCCGGATACACCACACACATGGTCGGCAAGTGGCACCTGGGCTTCTACAGGTGAGGGGGCGGAGACTGTACGGGGATCGGTTATGGATTCATAACCGACAACGTGATGACGACGCAGTTATTTAGAGTCAGCGTCCTTTCATTGTCATTGTACATGGTACAACCAAATTAGGAAAAAACACCATATTCACACATCATAcaagaataaatataattaaaatatgtaCGAAAAAACCCCCGAACACGTGATTATTTGCCAATAACtgaccactttatccattttttttattattatttgttcaaaaGAAATCATAAGCTCAAATGTCTAATATTTCCTcattaaaggtccagtgtgcagaaatggaaaaaaaatatattcataagtACGTTTTCATTAGTTTATAATGGGCTAAATTTAGGAATTGCTGTGTTTTGTGAGATCTACGGGTCTTCACGGGTTAGGGTTAGCCATGTCCTGACCCGGGGGAATcgaaccctgaccttctgtaccaaagtcaggGGTGCAACCCACTCAGCCCTCGACGTTTGACCGTCGTGGAGACGCAGGCGAAGCGAGGATCTGCATGAACCGTTCAATTCCTTGGGGGGACAGAAAGGTTCATATTTTATCacttaaaggtccagtgtgcaGGATTGAGGGAGATCTCTATTGAAAGAACATTATTGTATTGtaagaaatattcatattcaagtTACGTTTATGATCGCCTGAAACTGAGAAGGACTGTGACTGTCGTTACCTTCGAAAGAgatctgtgtgtctgcgtggggAGCAGGTCGTCTGTCACGGAGTCATTCGTGTTCCCAGAGAACAGACGGAGCGAACACTGACTCTACAGAAAGGTCCCTTCACGTTCTTAAATGACCTAAGGGGCCACCGTAGGGGCCCCTACACCGTGGAGGGCTGAGTTGTATTTAGGGCTGcgaccaacgattattttcataatcgattaatctccttgattattgttattagttgtttggtccataaaatgttgaaaaaagttgatcgtgttttcccaaaactccaagatgatgttttgaatcgtccacacaccaaagatattcagggGGGTTGATTGTTCAAACGTGGATAACGGCGCACGCGTTCAGACATTCTTTCCTCAAAGACATTTATAGTGTTGCTCTTGGATGGTCGCCCTCATTTAATGTCAGAAAGGTgtaagagggggaggagggagggagggagggagggagggaggggggggggggggtttaggtGCTGAAACATACCCACACCTAAAGTTCAGTCCGGGTCCTCACGCCTTTCATCACACTCCGTCGGACACACGCGACGCCCTAAGTATTTTATCCATTGTCTCCTGCATTAACTTCTTTAAGTGTTGAATAGAATAGACTGCAGAATTGTACAGGTGAAAAACGCTTATaaagaaagtttaaaatcaGACACAACCAACAAATACAAGActaataaatactttaaaaaatcAGACGAGTGGGTTCCTATTCGCTATTGCACAGAACGGATATCGCACCTAAAAtgatgtgaatatatatatatatatatatatatatgtgtgtgtgtatatatataatatccaTGAACTGGTAGAGTTAAGATTGCGCAACTGCACCATGTATTCTCTGTATTTATGTCTTGTGAAGCAGTTTgcagacctgtttttttttttaagcgccacataaataaagtttatttcacTGCTGGAAGCTTTGAGAGGTTGAACAAATACGAATATGTCAATCACCAGGGTAAATTCTGTGCTCAGCTAAAAGCTCAGTCTTCCGATGCCAGGACGAATAATGTagaatcatgtaaaaaaaaaacatttaaaaaacccccCAAGACATATGGTATCTCCATACTTGTCCAAGCCGTAGCTGGCAGCCCAGcgaagtaaaacatttctaaagAACTTCATGTGCGAATCTGGCAAAAGCGTCTTAATGATCATAAATCAGCTCATTTGTCTCAATTCCGGCGGACCACCAGCGCGAGGCGGCTGGACGCTCAGGGTAAATCAGAAATAagccaaagacagaaaaatcaggtgataaataaaatggagcattttcatttttttttttttagttttgaatgttaaagctacagtgtgtaatatttagaagaacttattcacagaaatttaattatattgtccataactgtgtgttcaaaTATGTACAATCACGATGTTTTTCCTCAagtttgaatgagttaaatatagttccatgaggtggacccgacctccgtgtgagtctccatgtttctacgtcgtgttgaacacggttgttgaaacaaaacgggtccagaatacgtcgcgttgaattttcagatgctggcggaaaccggaaatggaatcggcggtgcgccgccataaagtgtcccctgtcggtcgctcagtcggttgcggtttgcaactttaccagcaGATTGCTGcgagaaaaagtacaaaaaattacacactggggctttaaaggtGAGTTGGGACGCGAGCGGCGTGATTCGCTTTTCCGCGGCCGCAAAtggtttcactctctctcagtGGTCGCCGACTGTAACACGCCGGGaaaacacaggagaggagagatgatcGGCAGGACAGCAGAAGTCGGAGGGAAGCAATTCAGGTGTCGAATGTTGTGTAAGCGTCGCATATGCATACGAGGAAGGAAAGAGCACGAATCACGTCCCTCGGACGTCGTATTTCCTTCACGACCTCCGCTGTGAAACAACACGATGGAAATCTGAAGCTCACTTTacttcatctcccccccccccccccccttcaggaAAGCGTGTCTGCCCACCAGGAAGGGCTTCGACAGCTTCTTCGGCTCTTTGACCGGCAGCGTGGACTACTACAGGTGAATTATGGGTATCGTTGCCGTAGGAACCGAGCTCATCCGCGCAACCGCTGACGCCGCTTggctctctccgtctctccactCCGTATGTCGGTCACTCACATGTCTCCCGTCTGTCTCCAGCTACGGGTCGTGCGACGGCCCCGGGGTGTGCGGCTACGACCTCCACGACGACGAGGCCGTGGCCTGGGGCCGGGAGGGGAAGTACTCCACCACGCTGTTCACGCAGAGAGCGCGCAAGATCCTCGAGAGCCACGACCCCGCGGACAGGCCgctcttcctgctgctctcactACAGGTATCACATTGTCGTTGGCTTTTAATaaggttttttattattattattattattattatgcgttaatgtcatctgtctttgtttgtatctgtgtatgAGTCTTTTTATATCATTTGTTGTCATCTTGACtatagctgcaacagttaatccattattttattcattattttgataatcgattaatctgttcatgtagtttttatggggaaaaaaagtctaaattctctgtTTCAGCTtcgtaaatgtgaatattctctggtttctttgcacctctgtgacagtaaactgactatctttggtttgtggacaaaacaaaaccatcatcttgaggttttggggaaacacgatcgacatttttcgccattttagaaaccaaacaactgatcgattaaaattgagaaaataatcaacagattaatcgattatgaaaataatcgttagttgcagcgcTAATCTTGACCAGGACCCAGGACCAGGATGTTGTATCTCAATGGGACCTTCCTGTTAAAATGAAGgaccagtgaaaaaaaatttaaaatcaaaatcccTGAAATAAGATGTAAGTCTGAGAagctcaaaataaatattttttttaaatctagaaCGGCCATTTTTCTTCACAATCatacacagtttttaaaaattcttctCGAATAAATTCATGACATAGGTCAGACGCGATTGTGTTCGATTCACGTCTGCAAGTTgaaagtgtttgtctgtgtgacgTCGGGCTGCGAGCATCGGGAACTCGAAGGAAAATGTAACCTGATGTGTGAAAAAAgggccggagagagagagacgtttgATTCGTTGTCGATTCTTGTGCGCAGCTGCGTCCCCTTGATTTTAAGGTCGTGGTTTTTTGAGAacatatggagaaaaaaaaagtcggcGTCGGCgcaaggaggagaaaaaatacGAAAATAAAGGGGCTGAGTTCGATGGTTCCAACGTTCGCACCGCGAGTCAGTGCCCAGGGGCATTCTGGGAAAATGTAGGACATGTCTAACTGACGTCGAGGTAGATGAGGAGGTTGAGGAAAGTGAgttaacaataatgataaaagaTTCAAAGTGaatttgtaggttttttttttcagattaaacGAATAATTAAACGTGTAATATTAATGCTGATCACACTATGAACTCGTTTTTTAATAAGGGTTTCATTTCCAACTGGCTCATTGTGGAATTTTTACCTCCATcaaggaggtcatgttttcacccctgtccagtagctagctagctagctaacgaacgagctaactagctagctagttagaTAGATAGCGAACGATCGAGCTAACTGGCTAGCTAGTAATATAGCTAGCTAGCTCGTTCGATTTTGCTAAAACTTCTGAATGAAATTCCACTTAACTTTAATTTATTGACATTTActcagatttcccagggaataattcagggatcttgatgacaaaaaaactaacaaatcaGGCACATTTcagggactgatatctatgttGGTTCTTGCATCTTCTGCAATGGAGATGATGATTTTGTGACCCGCATTGTGTTGTTGACTTGGCGATGAGGCTTGACTGCATTTGAagaagagacaacaacaacaacaacaacaaccgcgCGAGTGACCGATGAACTGTTTCCCCGCCCAGGCCGTCCACACGCCGCTCCAGCCTCCGAAGCACTACATCTACCCGTACCGCCACATGGCAGACGTGGCCCGGAGGAAGTTCGCCGCCATGGTGTCCACGGTGGACGAGTCGGTCCGGAACGTCACCTACGCCCTGCGAAAGTACGGCTACTACAAGAACAGCGTCATCGTCTACTCCACCGACAACGGCGCCCAGCCGTTCACGGGCGGCAGCAACTGGCCACTGCGAGGCCGCAAGGTAGCGTCAGATAACTGCCCTCCGCCGGCGAGGTTGCGTTTCTATCCGCCGCCCGTCCGGCAGGATCCCTCGGAAAAagctacgggggggggggggccatcTCCGTGACGCCTGgcggaggggcggggcctgacCCCAAGGAAGAAGATATTACGTCTCGGACGAACAGGCAGATGCAGGACTTTTCTTTGACGTTGGCTCTGATACATCGGTCGTATCTGTACGAGCCTTTCGCAGACATACCGGCGTCCGCGCTTACGTGCGTTTGCCTGTTGTGAAATCTTTTGTtgcacagaataaacaatgcccTCCCCCCCCGAAAAAAGGGCATTCATGTTTcgcattttacataaaaaacaaatgtttattttctttgtagTATCTTGGTTGTATTTGATTCATTTCCgtttgtagttatttatgataaatgtttatggttaatctagaaaaaaatcaagcctcAAATACATTTCCtcgtcataaaggtttgataacgacatcttgggaatcattgacagaaagaaaaaaatacatattacatCGTATATCggcatcgcccccccccccaaaagtcCATATCGGTCGAGCTCTGGTCAGCCTCGAGCACCTTGCTCCTTGTATTTGTGCCACAGTTTAATGTAATTAAGAAATGCATTATATCTAATAATTAGATTAATTGATATGGGTAGATTTGCATTTGAGCAGcttaacattaaatatatataaagtattgTAGGCACGTTAGCACACGTACAGTTACACCGGCTTTTACATCCTGCAGTTAGAATTTTGGACCTTGATTTTACATTACAAAAAGTCTCGTTACCACGCCAACATTAACATTCGACTCAGCAAAGGCGGTGCTGACGTCGCAATGTGGTAAAACCAtccaagcgtgtgtgtgtgtgtgtgtttctttttctgatgtGTAATGAACATAACATGTGCAATTGGAcaaagaaaatctgtaaaagCGAACGCGTATttaacggaaaaaaaaaaaaaggattcacttTGAGTCGGTTTCTTGTGTTTTCAGGGTACGTACTGGGAGGGCGGAGTCCGCGGCGTGGCCTTCGTGCACAGCCccctgctgcggcggcggcggcgcgtcTCCAAAGCTCTCCTCCACATCACCGACTGGTTCCCCACGCTGGTGAACCTGGCCGGAGGGAACGTCAGCCAGGTCGGGCGAAGGCGCCGCCACTCTCTCACTTTCATGACGACGCTTTGTACCGCCTATTGCCTTTTGTGGCTTTTGAACGACGACCCCCCCGCGGTCCTCAGGTCAGAGTGTTATAAATGACCTGAGGGCGGATAAATGTGCTCTTAACCTTTCGTGGTCGGCGCAATCGGCTTCGTAggttctttgtgttttctagTTGAGAGATGAATTTACTCCCGTTGGCGAGGTCAGTGCAGCCTGCGCGCAGCCCCCAGAGAGCCTCGTTGGCTCCATATGCaaatagatatatacatatttttattttttttgccaaagcagATGAGCAACGTGACTTTTGCTTCAATCGTCAGACAAACAGACCAGAAAGTGGTTCAGTAACCGGAGGAAATGTCAAGTAGGTCTTCTGACACAGAGACCTGTCGTCACCTTGCTTGACATAtgtcctctttgttttcctcgtcAAGAGTCGAGGCCTGGACGGGTTCGATGTTTGGAAGACCATCAGCGAGGGGAGCGAGTCACCCCGGCGCGAAATCCTCCACAACATCGACCCGCTGCACAAAGCTGCCGCTCAAACCACGAGCTGGGACACAGAGGGAGCCTCAGGTAACTTCacagaggctactgtactgtgaagtactgtactgtaaagtaCTGTgaagtactgtactgtactgtaaagtactgtactgtaaagctGCTCGACCGTAGAGGAGAGAACGGCCGGTAAATGAGAGGCatggaaattaatttttattgGAGATGTTGGATTATTATTTACTTCTTATcaatttttgcattttgacatatcatcaaaaatgtaaaaacattgacACAACACAATGTGAGCAAACTCACAGATTAAAGTAGGCAGAAGATGCAGAATGACAAGAAAAATATGGCAAATTGACAaacaataatagaaaaaaatacttttaaaaaaaggaatataaaaAGTAATATACATAATTTAGGAGTGTAAATCTTGTGGAAGAAGGCGAAAATTTGCAGTTCTTAGATCGAATAAAAACggataagaaaagaaagtgagagtAAGAGCGAGATGTGGCGCCACAAGAAAAGGGGGAGacagaaatttaaatataaaggACACTTAggtctgcaactaacgattattttcataatcgattaatctttctattattttgtcgATTAGTGGATTAtttgttcggtccataaaatgtcgattgCGTTTCCCAAAactttttgtttggtccactcaccaaagatactcagttcacttttttttcattaaaaactacttgaaccgattaatcgattatcaaaatagttggcgattaatttagtagtcaattactaatcgatcaaatgattaactgttgcagctctaaaggactttgtaaaaagaagaaagacatgGAAGGACTAGcactcaacaaacaaacaaaagcgaTAATCTCACAGAGTCAAATGTAGACCGGGTGATTGCTTTCATAGTTTGTCTCACTTTGATTCGTCAGAGCGCACATCAGAAGGCCCGACGTTCAAGaagccaaagaagaagaagaagaagaagaagaagaagaagatcctGAAGCAGCAGCGACAGCAGAAGTCCCTGTTCAAGTTAAAGACGACCAAGAAACCTCAGACCTTCTCTCATCACGCCACCAAACCACTCCCGAAATCAAAGCCCGCACCTAAACCCAAGACCACGGTCTTCTCCCAGCACCGGCCCCCGTCCCATCACGGGCCACGGCTCAAGTCCCACTCCAGCGGCGGTCTCCCGCCCGCGTGGGGAACATCTGACCCCGGGTCTCGGCCGCATCCAAGGCCCAAGTCCAGGCGGACCGCGTCCCAGAAGCAGAACTGGTCGAGGTCGCGATCGTCGCCTCGGCCCAAGTCCAAGACAAAACTCAGATTGGGTTCCAGGTCAAAGTCCAGGAGGACGGTGTCCCAGTACCAGAACCAGTCCCGGCCGGGGACTTCCCCGCCTCCGACGTCCCAGCCGGTGTGGGACGCCTCGGTCCAGGCGGCCATCAGAGTCGGGGACTGGAAGCTGCTGACGGGAGACCCGGGCCACGGGGACTGGGTCCCGCCACAGGTACGAGTCTCTGACACATGGGCCACGATTTACATGAATTCTTTTATCAAAGATTTGTCTCAGCCACGGAAACTGgtgtttacattttgggagAGCGATTCCGATCCCAATCTGGAtccaggggattttttttgaaGGATCTTCACCGTTactggtttatttgtttgttggtttgttggtttatttgtttgtttgttggtttatttgtttgttggttgttttttttgttagcaggattacgcaaatACTTCTTAACCGATTTCTTCCAAACTTGGGACGGGGCCTTAGGACGAACACGTTACCTTTTCGATTGGAGGCCGACCGATATGGATATTTTGGGggcgatgccgatatcgataccgatacattggccgatatgtatatttgtatttttatttatttgaatctttcaatgattcctaaaatgaccttatcaaaccttaatgacaaaaaat encodes:
- the LOC118311252 gene encoding arylsulfatase I-like isoform X3, translating into MQAAAAQALAVLSVLFTLDCLCAHRPQPDRTLHQGHASTPSGDDTQPTQKKSQPHIIFILTDDQGFNDIGYHNPTIKTPTLDKLAAEGVRLENYYVQPICTPSRSQLLTGRYQIHTGLQHSIIRPSQPSCLPSHMDTLPERLREAGYTTHMVGKWHLGFYRKACLPTRKGFDSFFGSLTGSVDYYSYGSCDGPGVCGYDLHDDEAVAWGREGKYSTTLFTQRARKILESHDPADRPLFLLLSLQGTYWEGGVRGVAFVHSPLLRRRRRVSKALLHITDWFPTLVNLAGGNVSQSRGLDGFDVWKTISEGSESPRREILHNIDPLHKAAAQTTSWDTEGASERTSEGPTFKKPKKKKKKKKKKKILKQQRQQKSLFKLKTTKKPQTFSHHATKPLPKSKPAPKPKTTVFSQHRPPSHHGPRLKSHSSGGLPPAWGTSDPGSRPHPRPKSRRTASQKQNWSRSRSSPRPKSKTKLRLGSRSKSRRTVSQYQNQSRPGTSPPPTSQPVWDASVQAAIRVGDWKLLTGDPGHGDWVPPQVLPTLPGRWWNLERTFPSHHKPSAHKNIWLFNITGDPYERRDLADRRPDVVQRLLARLAHYNRTAVPVYFPPDDPRANPSRHGGAWVPWVDGEGGEDEDEDEGKYQGVYKKGKSSKKKRKKKRCHLCKLKLFFLKLNTGMMSNRI
- the LOC118311252 gene encoding arylsulfatase I-like isoform X1, coding for MQAAAAQALAVLSVLFTLDCLCAHRPQPDRTLHQGHASTPSGDDTQPTQKKSQPHIIFILTDDQGFNDIGYHNPTIKTPTLDKLAAEGVRLENYYVQPICTPSRSQLLTGRYQIHTGLQHSIIRPSQPSCLPSHMDTLPERLREAGYTTHMVGKWHLGFYRKACLPTRKGFDSFFGSLTGSVDYYSYGSCDGPGVCGYDLHDDEAVAWGREGKYSTTLFTQRARKILESHDPADRPLFLLLSLQAVHTPLQPPKHYIYPYRHMADVARRKFAAMVSTVDESVRNVTYALRKYGYYKNSVIVYSTDNGAQPFTGGSNWPLRGRKGTYWEGGVRGVAFVHSPLLRRRRRVSKALLHITDWFPTLVNLAGGNVSQSRGLDGFDVWKTISEGSESPRREILHNIDPLHKAAAQTTSWDTEGASERTSEGPTFKKPKKKKKKKKKKKILKQQRQQKSLFKLKTTKKPQTFSHHATKPLPKSKPAPKPKTTVFSQHRPPSHHGPRLKSHSSGGLPPAWGTSDPGSRPHPRPKSRRTASQKQNWSRSRSSPRPKSKTKLRLGSRSKSRRTVSQYQNQSRPGTSPPPTSQPVWDASVQAAIRVGDWKLLTGDPGHGDWVPPQVLPTLPGRWWNLERTFPSHHKPSAHKNIWLFNITGDPYERRDLADRRPDVVQRLLARLAHYNRTAVPVYFPPDDPRANPSRHGGAWVPWVDGEGGEDEDEDEGKYQGVYKKGKSSKKKRKKKRCHLCKLKLFFLKLNTGMMSNRI
- the LOC118311252 gene encoding arylsulfatase I-like isoform X2 is translated as MQAAAAQALAVLSVLFTLDCLCAHRPQPDRTLHQGHASTPSGDDTQPTQKKSQPHIIFILTDDQGFNDIGYHNPTIKTPTLDKLAAEGVRLENYYVQPICTPSRSQLLTGRYQIHTGLQHSIIRPSQPSCLPSHMDTLPERLREAGYTTHMVGKWHLGFYSYGSCDGPGVCGYDLHDDEAVAWGREGKYSTTLFTQRARKILESHDPADRPLFLLLSLQAVHTPLQPPKHYIYPYRHMADVARRKFAAMVSTVDESVRNVTYALRKYGYYKNSVIVYSTDNGAQPFTGGSNWPLRGRKGTYWEGGVRGVAFVHSPLLRRRRRVSKALLHITDWFPTLVNLAGGNVSQSRGLDGFDVWKTISEGSESPRREILHNIDPLHKAAAQTTSWDTEGASERTSEGPTFKKPKKKKKKKKKKKILKQQRQQKSLFKLKTTKKPQTFSHHATKPLPKSKPAPKPKTTVFSQHRPPSHHGPRLKSHSSGGLPPAWGTSDPGSRPHPRPKSRRTASQKQNWSRSRSSPRPKSKTKLRLGSRSKSRRTVSQYQNQSRPGTSPPPTSQPVWDASVQAAIRVGDWKLLTGDPGHGDWVPPQVLPTLPGRWWNLERTFPSHHKPSAHKNIWLFNITGDPYERRDLADRRPDVVQRLLARLAHYNRTAVPVYFPPDDPRANPSRHGGAWVPWVDGEGGEDEDEDEGKYQGVYKKGKSSKKKRKKKRCHLCKLKLFFLKLNTGMMSNRI